In Vigna angularis cultivar LongXiaoDou No.4 chromosome 8, ASM1680809v1, whole genome shotgun sequence, one DNA window encodes the following:
- the LOC108345007 gene encoding senescence/dehydration-associated protein At4g35985, chloroplastic-like, producing MGCQASKEKPPYENSMHHAGFQELQKPKTPTQELVLQVPGCKVHLVDDGEALELAEGHFTIMRVMEQNVALATVIKVGNSVQWPLTKDEPVVKVDGLHYLFSLPVKDGGEPLSYGVTFPKECYGNMGMVDSFLKEHCCFSGLEKSKKSDLDWEEFAPRVEDYNHFLARAIAGGTGQIVKGIFMCSNAYTNQVQKGGEAILSSAAEKNSANKVRQSMNNKNDATKNSGMNENLKRVRKLTNMTEKLTKSLLDGVGIISGSVMTPVLKSQPGQAFLNMLPGEVLLASLDAVNRVFEAAEAAEKQTFSATSKAATRMVSNRFGEEAGEATEHVFASAGHAFNTAWNVSKIRKAINPASSANAARALTNSSKK from the exons ATGGGTTGCCAAGCCTCGAAGGAGAAGCCACCGTATGAAAACTCGATGCACCATGCAGGTTTTCAAGAGTTGCAGAAACCGAAAACTCCCACACAAGAACTTGTGCTGCAAGTTCCAGGATGCAAAGTTCATCTGGTGGACGATGGAGAAGCCCTTGAACTGGCTGAAGGGCACTTCACAATCATGAGGGTGATGGAGCAGAACGTGGCACTGGCAACAGTCATAAAAGTTGGAAACAGTGTTCAGTGGCCATTGACAAAGGACGAGCCAGTGGTGAAGGTGGACGGTCTTCACTACCTCTTCTCTCTGCCGGTGAAAGACGGTGGCGAGCCTCTGAGCTATGGTGTGACCTTTCCAAAAGAGTGTTATGGGAACATGGGCATGGTGGATTCTTTTCTGAAGGAGCATTGCTGCTTTTCTGGGTTGGAAAAGAGCAAAAAAAGTGACCTTGATTGGGAGGAATTTGCTCCGAGGGTTGAAGATTATAACCACTTTCTTGCCAGAGCCATTGCAGGAGGAACTGGTCAGATTGTTAAGGGTATCTTCATGTGCAGCAATGCTTACACCAACCAG GTCCAAAAAGGAGGGGAAGCGATCCTAAGTAGTGCTGCAGAAAAGAACAGTGCTAACAAGGTGAGACAAAGTATGAACAACAAGAATGATGCCACAAAGAACAGTGGAATGAACGAAAACCTCAAACG TGTGAGAAAGCTGACAAATATGACAGAAAAGTTAACCAAGTCTTTGCTTGATGGTGTTGGAATAATAAGTGGATCAGTGATGACTCCTGTGCTTAAATCACAACCAGGACAGGCCTTCCTAAACATGCTCCCTGGAGAGGTGCTATTGGCTTCCCTTGATGCAGTCA ATAGAGTTtttgaagcagctgaagctgcTGAAAAACAGACCTTTTCTGCCACCTCCAAAGCTGCAACCAGAATGGTCTCTAACag GTTTGGGGAAGAAGCAGGAGAGGCTACTGAGCATGTGTTTGCAAGTGCAGGACATGCTTTTAACACTGCTTGGAATGTATCTAAGATTCGGAAAGCCATCAATCCAGCATCTTCTGCAAATGCTGCTAGAGCACTCACAAATTCTTCCAAGAAATGA